In Papaver somniferum cultivar HN1 chromosome 1, ASM357369v1, whole genome shotgun sequence, a genomic segment contains:
- the LOC113304521 gene encoding probable dolichyl-diphosphooligosaccharide--protein glycosyltransferase subunit 3B gives MWISGKPCLPLLLFTIFILSTSFNLLVDSSESHSDRVSELISLQSKSKSGVIHLNDKSLNRFLTSAKSRSYSLIIFFDAVQLHDKQELHLKDLKFEFDLVSASFIKNNKDTPSQSKLFFCDIEFKESQNSFGLFGVNALPHIRHVSPQVRNVKDSEQMDQSDFSRMAESMAEFVESKTKLSVGNIERPPVVSQKQVGFLILALLISSPFLVKRVLAGNTLLHEPMLYLIFSVFVYFFSVSGAMFNIIRKMPMFLADRNDPSKLSFFYQGSGMQLGAEGFAVGGLYTLVGLLLAIATHLLVQVRNRSVQRGFMVFALIVSFWAVKKVVFLDNWKTGYGIHGYWPSSWN, from the coding sequence ATGTGGATCTCTGGAAAACCCTGTCTTCCCCTGTTGCTTTTCACCATTTTCATTCTGTCAACATCTTTTAATCTCCTCGTAGATTCATCAGAATCACATTCAGACAGAGTTTCCGAACTCATTTCCcttcaatcaaaatcaaaatcaggtGTAATTCATCTCAATGATAAATCTCTAAATCGTTTCTTAACATCAGCAAAGTCCAGATCTTACTCATTAATCATCTTCTTCGACGCTGTCCAACTCCATGATAAACAAGAACTTCATCTAAAAGATCTGAAATTTGAATTCGATCTTGTATCAGCATCATTCATCAAGAACAATAAAGATACACCATCTCAATCTAAACTATTCTTTTGTGATATTGAATTTAAAGAATCACAAaatagttttggattatttggtgTGAATGCGCTTCCTCATATCCGTCATGTTAGTCCACAAGTACGTAATGTTAAAGATTCTGAACAAATGGATCAAAGTGATTTCTCTAGGATGGCTGAATCAATGGCTGAATTCGTTGAATCAAAGACCAAACTTAGTGTTGGTAATATTGAGAGACCACCTGTTGTTTCACAGAAGCAAGTTGGGTTTTTGATTTTAGCACTTTTGATTTCATCCCCATTCTTAGTTAAGAGAGTTCTTGCTGGAAACACATTGCTTCATGAACCTATGTTGTATTTGATTTTCTCTGTGTTTGTTTACTTCTTTAGTGTTTCTGGTGCTATGTTTAACATCATTAGAAAGATGCCTATGTTTTTAGCTGATAGAAACGATCCGTCCAAGCTATCTTTCTTTTATCAAGGTTCGGGAATGCAACTTGGTGCTGAAGGATTTGCAGTCGGGGGATTGTATACTCTCGTGGGTTTGCTGTTGGCAATTGCTACTCATTTACTTGTTCAGGTTAGGAACAGGAGTGTGCAGAGAGGATTCATGGTGTTTGCGCTGATTGTTTCATTTTGGGCTGTCAAGAAAGTTGTGTTCTTGGATAATTGGAAGACTGGTTATGGGATTCATGGATATTGGCCTTCAAGTTGGAACTAA